The Micromonospora sp. NBC_01740 genome includes a window with the following:
- a CDS encoding serine/threonine-protein kinase, with the protein MTGLAGAPVPGLVPLWTHDPVTAGPYRLVGRLGAGGQGVVYLGEDDQGHQVAVKMINIDLSDLRARSQFMKEIAAARRVVPFCTAQVLFAEVDGERPYVVSEFIEGPTLYRHVREQGPVAGNALHRLAVGTATALAAIHRSDIVHCDLKPDNVVLGRDGPRVIDFGIARALGVTETVTSRVLGTTAYMAPERFRNDSVGPPCDVFAWAATIAFAAGGRPPFGTDSLFAVMHRVLNEPPDLPALPPGLDELIRQCLAKDPAERPEAEEVLMRLLGQDVRDAGPLRRETVLQLGNETAGAPTPGQPLPLPRTASDPLPDRPEPTAPTRLEQTSQSPFTGSAPADQAGGGWGRRLRRESTDAWGISTAIFLGSVGAAAGYVASSTVDAAAAAGATTFAVVYAVRLLVATALGGRSDRH; encoded by the coding sequence ATGACAGGACTGGCCGGCGCGCCGGTGCCGGGGCTGGTGCCACTGTGGACGCACGACCCGGTGACCGCCGGTCCGTACCGGCTGGTCGGTCGGCTGGGCGCGGGCGGTCAGGGCGTGGTCTACCTCGGCGAGGACGACCAGGGCCACCAGGTGGCCGTCAAGATGATCAACATCGACCTGAGTGACCTGCGGGCGCGGTCGCAGTTCATGAAGGAGATCGCCGCGGCGCGCCGCGTCGTGCCGTTCTGCACCGCGCAGGTGCTCTTCGCCGAGGTCGACGGCGAACGCCCCTACGTGGTCAGCGAGTTCATCGAGGGCCCGACCCTCTACCGGCACGTCCGCGAGCAGGGCCCGGTCGCCGGCAACGCGCTGCACCGGCTCGCCGTCGGTACGGCCACCGCGCTCGCCGCGATCCACCGCTCCGACATCGTGCACTGCGACCTGAAGCCAGACAACGTGGTGCTCGGCCGGGACGGCCCCCGGGTGATCGACTTCGGCATCGCCCGCGCCCTGGGCGTCACCGAGACGGTGACCAGCCGGGTGCTGGGGACCACCGCGTACATGGCCCCGGAGCGGTTCCGTAACGACTCGGTCGGGCCACCGTGCGACGTCTTCGCCTGGGCCGCCACCATCGCCTTCGCCGCCGGGGGCCGGCCACCGTTCGGCACCGACTCGCTCTTCGCGGTGATGCACCGGGTGCTCAACGAGCCGCCCGACCTGCCCGCGCTGCCACCGGGCCTCGACGAGCTGATCCGGCAGTGCCTGGCCAAGGACCCGGCGGAGCGGCCGGAGGCCGAAGAGGTGCTGATGCGGCTGCTCGGGCAGGACGTCCGGGACGCGGGCCCGCTGCGCCGGGAGACCGTGCTCCAACTCGGCAACGAGACCGCCGGCGCGCCGACGCCGGGCCAGCCGCTGCCGTTGCCCCGTACCGCGTCGGATCCGCTGCCGGACCGGCCGGAACCGACGGCGCCGACGCGCCTTGAACAGACGTCGCAGAGCCCGTTCACGGGTTCCGCGCCCGCCGACCAGGCGGGCGGCGGCTGGGGGCGGCGGCTCCGCCGCGAGTCGACCGACGCCTGGGGCATCTCGACCGCGATCTTCCTCGGCTCGGTCGGCGCCGCGGCCGGCTACGTCGCGTCGAGCACGGTGGACGCGGCCGCGGCCGCCGGGGCGACCACCTTCGCCGTGGTCTACGCGGTGCGGCTGCTGGTCGCGACGGCCCTCGGCGGCCGCTCCGACCGCCACTGA
- a CDS encoding substrate-binding and vWA domain-containing protein codes for MPYTAAVTAGLLVIGGAFVLVRQRDAGSDRSRADCAVRLDVNASTEKAALLVELAARYNDSDRTLDGGGCAQVHVSALNSGKATEALAVGWSGTGLPQPQVWLPTSSLWTGQLRLLDKAAGRAPQTPGPYPSIANSPLVIAMPQPKGELVRQRGPLGWGEILGLSGRQGWAGFGKPEWGRFTFGKDNPNLSTSGLAATIATYYAAAQRSSDLTTSDLADPKVTRFVRQIEANVSHYSDDSVELLRDLAEADLAGTGAGDMSAIVMQEELVHLYNEGGLSPRQEGQERGPRPKVPLVAVHPKEGTFNLDHPFVVLPSADERQRAAADDFLKFLTADDQQESFVRLGFRDHERRASAELLASVGAEPTGGLNYFAPPNPEVVEAMLDGWSTLRKKANILIALDTSGSMQAPVGNSTRFQVASAAAAKGLALLNSEDRVGLWSFSSETSKRPDGPYREEVRLGDFDQKRINSRIAGLHVAGDTALYATVRAAHEQVLERYDPDRINAVVVLTDGKNEYARDNDLNRLLANVALDPRRPVKVFCIAFDGDSDFATLDRIAKASSGKAFDATDPAMIDEAFVKLVSSF; via the coding sequence TTGCCGTACACCGCAGCCGTAACCGCCGGGCTGCTGGTCATCGGCGGGGCGTTCGTGCTCGTGCGGCAGCGGGACGCGGGCAGCGACCGGTCCCGGGCCGACTGCGCCGTCCGCCTGGACGTCAACGCCTCGACCGAGAAGGCGGCGCTGCTGGTCGAGTTGGCCGCGCGGTACAACGACAGCGACCGGACGCTCGACGGCGGCGGCTGCGCCCAGGTGCACGTCAGCGCCCTGAACTCGGGCAAGGCCACCGAGGCGCTCGCCGTCGGCTGGAGCGGCACCGGCCTGCCGCAGCCGCAGGTCTGGTTGCCGACGTCGAGCCTCTGGACGGGCCAGCTGCGGCTGCTCGACAAGGCCGCCGGGCGGGCGCCGCAGACCCCGGGCCCTTACCCGTCGATCGCCAACAGCCCGCTGGTCATCGCGATGCCGCAGCCCAAGGGCGAGCTGGTACGCCAGCGCGGGCCGCTGGGCTGGGGGGAGATTCTCGGCCTCTCCGGACGGCAGGGCTGGGCGGGCTTCGGCAAACCGGAGTGGGGCCGCTTCACCTTCGGCAAGGACAACCCGAACCTCTCCACCTCGGGTCTGGCGGCGACCATCGCCACCTACTACGCCGCCGCGCAGCGCTCCAGCGACCTCACCACGTCGGACCTGGCGGATCCGAAGGTGACCCGCTTCGTCCGGCAGATCGAGGCCAACGTGTCGCACTACAGCGACGACTCGGTGGAGCTGTTGCGCGACCTCGCCGAGGCCGACCTGGCCGGCACGGGCGCCGGCGACATGAGCGCCATCGTCATGCAGGAGGAGCTGGTCCACCTCTACAACGAGGGCGGGCTGAGCCCGCGGCAGGAGGGCCAGGAGCGGGGCCCCCGGCCGAAGGTGCCGCTGGTCGCCGTACACCCGAAGGAGGGCACCTTCAACCTGGACCACCCCTTCGTGGTGCTCCCCTCCGCCGACGAACGGCAGCGCGCGGCGGCGGACGACTTCCTGAAGTTCCTGACCGCGGACGACCAGCAGGAGAGCTTCGTCCGCCTCGGCTTCCGCGACCACGAGCGGCGGGCCTCGGCGGAGCTGCTCGCCAGCGTCGGCGCCGAGCCCACCGGCGGGCTGAACTACTTCGCGCCGCCGAACCCGGAGGTGGTCGAGGCGATGCTGGACGGCTGGAGCACGCTGCGCAAGAAGGCCAACATCCTGATCGCCCTGGACACCTCCGGGTCGATGCAGGCCCCGGTCGGCAACAGCACGCGCTTCCAGGTCGCCTCGGCGGCGGCGGCCAAGGGGCTCGCGCTGCTCAACTCCGAGGACCGGGTCGGGCTCTGGTCGTTCTCCTCGGAGACCTCGAAGCGGCCCGACGGCCCCTACCGGGAGGAGGTCCGGCTCGGCGACTTCGACCAGAAACGGATCAACAGCCGGATTGCCGGCCTGCACGTCGCGGGAGACACGGCGCTCTACGCGACGGTCCGGGCCGCTCACGAGCAGGTGCTCGAGCGGTACGACCCGGACCGGATCAACGCCGTCGTCGTGCTGACCGACGGCAAGAACGAGTACGCCCGGGACAACGACCTGAACCGGCTGCTCGCGAACGTCGCCCTGGACCCGCGGCGCCCGGTGAAGGTCTTCTGCATCGCCTTCGACGGGGATTCGGACTTCGCCACGCTGGACCGGATCGCCAAGGCGTCGTCGGGCAAGGCGTTCGACGCCACCGACCCCGCCATGATCGACGAGGCGTTCGTGAAGCTGGTCAGCAGCTTCTGA